In one Babylonia areolata isolate BAREFJ2019XMU chromosome 12, ASM4173473v1, whole genome shotgun sequence genomic region, the following are encoded:
- the LOC143288143 gene encoding nicotinate-nucleotide pyrophosphorylase [carboxylating]-like: protein MDQNEKSNDRLGKIYNPAIAHVLNPASLRHLAREWLKEDAPSFDFAGFVVGEKEESAVILMKSAGVLAGCPFVNAVFKELDCQVEWIEKEGSWIEPITTVAKVSGKVRHLLLGERVALNCLCRASGIATYCKKLLNIANKCNWRGELAGTRKTTPGFRMVEKYALLIGGVSTHRYDLSSMIMLKDNHIWTAGSVAQAVKDARVVGGFSTKIEVECRSVEEALEAIKAGSEVVMLDNFSPEAIAKASRELKQEFPQVLIEASGGITESNLQDYCVDCVDVISISRLVQGYSTVDLSMKIQKEGRDPHNPTVNL from the exons ATGGATCAAAACGAAAAATCGAATGATCGGTTGGGTAAAATATACAACCCAGCCATTGCTCACGTTTTAAACCCAGCATCTTTACGCCATTTGGCAAGAGAATGGCTTAAAGAAGATGCCCCAAGCTTCGATTTCGCGGGATttgtggtgggagagaaagaggaatccGCAGTGATTTTGATGAAAAGTGCGGGGGTGTTAGCTGGATGCCCGTTTGTGAATGCTGTATTCAAAGAACTAGACTGCCAGGTAGAGTGGATCGAGAAAGAAGGGAGCTGGATAGAGCCCATCACAACTGTTGCCAAAGTGTCGGGCAAAGTTCGTCATCTGCTGCTCGGTGAGAGAGTAGCGCTCAACTGCCTGTGTCGAGCTAGCGGTATCGCTACCTACTGCAAGAAACTGCTCAACATTGCCAACAAATGCAACTGGCGCGGGGAGTTAGCAGGCACGCGAAAAACTACGCCCGGTTTTCGCATGGTTGAGAAGTACGCGTTGCTTATAGGAGGCGTATCCACGCATCGTTATGATTTGTCCTCCATGATTATGCTGAAAGACAATCACATATGGACGGCTGGGAGCGTGGCACAG GCAGTGAAAGATGCGCGTGTGGTGGGGGGCTTCTCCACCAAGATTGAAGTGGAGTGTCGCAGCGTGGAGGAAGCATTGGAAGCCATTAAAGCTGGAAGTGAGGTGGTCATGCTGGATAACTTCTCCCCAGAG GCGATCGCCAAAGCATCAAGAGAGCTGAAGCAGGAGTTCCCCCAGGTGCTGATCGAGGCCAGTGGGGGCATCACAGAGAGCAACCTGCAGGActactgtgtggactgtgtggacgtCATCTCCATCAGCCGACTGGTGCAGGGCTACAGCACGGTGGATCTGTCCATGAAGATCCAGAAGGAGGGCAGGGACCCTCACAACCCCACCGTCAACCTGTGA